The sequence CTCGGAGAAAGCGAGCGCATGCGCAACATACATCTCATCCGTCACGGCGAGTCGGTCTGGAACCGCGAGCGGCGGGCCCAGGGCACCTGTCCGGGCGTCTCGCTCAGCGACGCCGGTAGACGTCAGGCCAACGCTCTCGGACGCCGGCTGCGCTCTCTTCCATTCGATCACGTCTACAGCAGCGACGCGCTGCGTGCCCTCGAGACGGCACGGATCGCGCTGGGCGGCGGCCGGGAGCCGATCGTCCGGGGCGAGCTGCGCGAACTCGGCCTCGGCGACTGGGAGGGACGGCTCCTCGCCGAGATCCGGCGGGAGAGCCCCGGGGAGATCGACCGCTGGTACCGGCGCCCGACCACCGCCCGCATCGAGGGGGGCGAGGATATCCGCCGGT is a genomic window of Candidatus Krumholzibacteriota bacterium containing:
- a CDS encoding histidine phosphatase family protein; protein product: MRNIHLIRHGESVWNRERRAQGTCPGVSLSDAGRRQANALGRRLRSLPFDHVYSSDALRALETARIALGGGREPIVRGELRELGLGDWEGRLLAEIRRESPGEIDRWYRRPTTARIEGGEDIRRFRDRVVRAIDAIVEETARGDVLVFTHGGVISCYLTAILGMDVDDLWAFSIGNTSITTIVLDFRPRVSRLGGTSHLDGGRSGFDGIILPGDDSVAEN